From one Saccharomyces cerevisiae S288C chromosome XVI, complete sequence genomic stretch:
- the RNY1 gene encoding ribonuclease T2 (Vacuolar RNase of the T(2) family; relocalizes to the cytosol where it cleaves tRNAs upon oxidative or stationary phase stress; required for tRNA-specific translational pausing during oxidative stress; promotes apoptosis under stress conditions and this function is independent of Rny1p catalytic activity), protein MLLKNLHSLLQLPIFSNGADKGIEPNCPINIPLSCSNKTDIDNSCCFEYPGGIFLQTQFWNYFPSKNDLNETELVKELGPLDSFTIHGLWPDNCHGGYQQFCNRSLQIDDVYYLLHDKKFNNNDTSLQISGEKLLEYLDLYWKSNNGNHESLWIHEFNKHGTCISTIRPECYTEWGANSVDRKRAVYDYFRITYNLFKKLDTFSTLEKNNIVPSVDNSYSLEQIEAALSKEFEGKKVFIGCDRHNSLNEVWYYNHLKGSLLSEMFVPMDSLAIRTNCKKDGIKFFPKGYVPTFRRRPNKGARYRGVVRLSNINNGDQMQGFLIKNGHWMSQGTPANYELIKSPYGNYYLRTNQGFCDIISSSSNELVCKFRNIKDAGQFDFDPTKGGDGYIGYSGNYNWGGDTYPRRRNQSPIFSVDDEQNSKKYKFKLKFIKN, encoded by the coding sequence ATGTTACTGAAAAACTTACACAGTCTCTTACAACTACCAATTTTTTCGAATGGAGCAGATAAGGGTATAGAACCAAACTGCCCTATAAACATTCCATTATCATGTTCCAATAAAACTGATATAGACAACTCGTGTTGTTTTGAATATCCAGGTGgaatatttttacaaaCCCAATTCTGGAATTACTTTCCAAGCAAAAACGATTTAAATGAAACTGAATTAGTGAAGGAGTTAGGGCCTCTAGATTCATTTACAATTCACGGATTATGGCCAGATAATTGTCATGGTGGCTACCAACAATTCTGTAATAGGTCCTTACAAATTGACGATGTTTACTACTTATTGCATGACAAGaaatttaataataatgatacaTCCCTGCAAATATCGGGCGAAAAGCTGCTTGAATACCTAGACTTATATTGGAAGAGTAATAACGGGAATCATGAGTCCTTATGGATACACGAGTTTAATAAACATGGCACGTGCATTAGCACAATTAGACCAGAGTGCTATACTGAGTGGGGTGCTAATAGTGTTGACAGAAAAAGAGCGGTCTATGATTATTTTAGAATAACTTATAATctattcaagaaattggaCACATTTTCAACactagaaaaaaataatattgtCCCAAGTGTGGACAATTCCTATTCTTTGGAGCAGATAGAGGCAGCACTAAGTAAAGAgtttgaaggaaaaaaagtcTTCATAGGCTGTGATAGACATAATTCCTTAAACGAAGTATGGTATTATAACCACTTGAAGGGTTCCCTTTTGAGCGAAATGTTTGTGCCCATGGACTCACTTGCCATTCGAACAAATTGTAAAAAAGATGGTATTAagttttttccaaaaggtTATGTCCCAACTTTCAGGAGGAGACCTAATAAGGGAGCAAGATACAGAGGAGTCGTTCGTCTATCAAATATTAATAATGGAGATCAGATGCAAGGCTTTCTAATCAAGAATGGACACTGGATGAGTCAAGGTACACCAGCGAATTACGAGTTGATTAAATCTCCCTATGGGAATTACTACTTGAGAACTAACCAAGGGTTTTGTGACATTATTTCGTCTTCATCTAATGAATTGGTCTGCAAATTCAGGAACATTAAGGATGCAGGTCAATTCGATTTTGATCCAACGAAAGGAGGAGACGGATATATTGGTTATTCTGGTAACTACAACTGGGGCGGTGACACCTATCCAAGGAGAAGGAATCAAAGCCCCATTTTCTCTGTAGACGATGAACAAAATTCCAAGAAATATAAGTTTAAATtaaaattcatcaaaaattaa
- the TFB2 gene encoding TFIIH/NER complex subunit TFB2 (Subunit of TFIIH and nucleotide excision repair factor 3 complexes; involved in transcription initiation, required for nucleotide excision repair, similar to 52 kDa subunit of human TFIIH) — translation MSDYSLKHSVTQYLEEIPQQVQNRLYTSPATCLAIYRILPPLAKFFIMAMVFNENEVPLLDLDKWVNSNGKLQFQNAIKSMKSLHLLIPNKSSGTLMINLNPTFKISLRNALTGGEVQNSFGVVVEENVVSLDLLDEYSANKWETILHFMVGTPLAKIPSEKVLNLLKHSKLMEEVNSTGEFKITNEGFQFLLQEINSQLWTLLLQYLKMIETSKMDLVDVLHFIFMLGALEVGKAYKIDALSETQRIMLQDMRDYGLVFQKHSNDSIFYPTKLALMLTSDTKTIRSASNAMDSVLRQNREEPSVNEDGANGKSTTDITTSDDLNKAGLKNQDIPDGSLIVETNFKIYSYSNSPLQIAVLSLFVHLKARFVNMVLGQITRESIRRALTNGITADQIIAYLETHAHPQMRRLAEEKLEKKLELDPNCKEPLQVLPPTVVDQIRLWQLELDRVITYEGSLYSDFETSQEYNLLSKYAQDIGVLLWKDDKKKKFFISKEGNSQVLDFAKRKLKKKQ, via the coding sequence ATGAGTGACTATTCCCTGAAGCATTCGGTCACTCAGtatttggaagaaattccTCAACAAGTTCAAAATAGGCTTTATACCTCACCAGCTACATGTCTGGCTATCTATAGAATTTTACCACCACTAgctaaattttttatcatgGCAATGGTTTTCAACGAAAATGAAGTACCTTTGTTGGATTTAGATAAATGGGTTAACTCTAATGGTAAATTGCAGTTTCAGAATGCAATCAAATCGATGAAGTCTTTGCATCTTCTTATACCAAATAAATCATCTGGTACTTTGATGATCAACCTAAACCCAACATTCAAAATCAGCCTGAGGAACGCATTAACGGGTGGGGAAGTTCAAAACTCATTCGGTGTGGTTGTAGAGGAAAACGTAGTTAGCCTGGACTTGTTGGATGAATATTCAGCTAATAAATGGGAAACAATATTACATTTCATGGTTGGCACTCCCCTCGCTAAAATCCCATCTGAAAAAGTACTGAACCTTTTAAAACACAGTAAACTAATGGAAGAGGTAAACTCTACTGGAGAGTTCAAAATCACTAATGAAGGCttccaatttcttttacaaGAAATCAACTCCCAATTATGGACATTATTATTGcaatatttaaaaatgatCGAAACGTCCAAAATGGATTTAGTCGATGTTttacattttattttcatgtTAGGCGCATTGGAAGTTGGCAAAGCCTATAAAATCGATGCATTAAGCGAAACACAAAGAATTATGTTACAAGATATGCGAGACTATGGTTTGGTATTCCAGAAGCATTCAAATGATAGCATTTTTTATCCAACAAAATTAGCTTTGATGCTGACTTCCGATACCAAGACAATCAGATCTGCCTCCAATGCGATGGATAGTGTACTGAGACAGAATAGAGAAGAGCCGTCAGTAAATGAAGACGGCGCCAACGGGAAATCCACAACAGATATCACTACATCAGATGATTTGAACAAAGCAGGTctaaaaaatcaagataTACCCGATGGCTCATTGATTGTAGaaacaaatttcaaaatctatTCATATTCTAATTCACCTCTGCAAATTGCTGTTTTGtctctttttgttcatttAAAGGCAAGATTTGTGAATATGGTATTGGGTCAAATAACAAGGGAATCCATAAGAAGAGCATTGACCAATGGTATCACTGCCGACCAAATCATTGCCTATCTGGAGACACATGCACATCCTCAAATGAGAAGGTTGGCAGAAGAGaaactagaaaaaaaattagagcTGGACCCCAACTGTAAGGAGCCTTTACAAGTTTTGCCTCCTACCGTCGTAGATCAAATCAGATTATGGCAATTAGAGTTAGATAGAGTCATTACATATGAAGGTTCCTTATATTCTGATTTTGAGACTAGTCAAGAATACAACTTACTAAGTAAGTACGCTCAAGATATCGGTGTTTTGTTGTGGAAAGACgacaaaaagaagaaatttttcatctcaAAGGAAGGTAATTCTCAAGTACTTGATTTCGCTAAAAgaaagttgaaaaagaaacaataa
- the MEI5 gene encoding Mei5p (Meiosis-specific protein involved in meiotic recombination; involved in DMC1-dependent meiotic recombination; forms heterodimer with Sae3p; proposed to be an assembly factor for Dmc1p): protein MHNQEEWLDKDKTLVNEEENTCINHSYTKKDTNNYRVGKSGIKDLKKPTNQKEIAIKNRELTKQLTLLRQENNHLQQACKILSENKIIENRKSIEKWRTICEMELSFILNSTLIKINRMGGYKDFLEKEMEAKKRRLEYQIDNGMEDQICEIKESDDFRQLSEVEKQEWESQMNEQLKELEKKKIAELEKLNKVLHDSEGKDFGMAELCTRLKLDYSLIFPQ, encoded by the coding sequence ATGCACAATCAGGAAGAGTGGCTAGACAAGGACAAAACTTTGGTgaacgaagaagaaaatactTGCATCAACCATTCTTATACAAAAAAGGACACTAATAACTATCGGGTCGGTAAAAGCGGTATTAAGGACTTGAAGAAGCCTACGAACCAGAAGGAAATTGCGATAAAAAATAGGGAGTTAACGAAACAACTTACTCTTCTCAGGCAAGAAAATAATCACTTACAGCAGGCTTGTAAAATTCTCAGCGAAAACAAGATCATTGAGAACAGAAAATCCATAGAAAAATGGAGGACAATTTGTGAGATGGAACTGTCTTTTATTTTAAATTCCACTTtaatcaaaatcaatagAATGGGCGGCTATAAAGATTTTctagaaaaagaaatggaggctaaaaagagaagattGGAATATCAGATTGACAACGGTATGGAAGATCAAATCTGTGAAATAAAGGAAAGTGATGACTTTAGACAACTTTCAGAAGTTGAGAAACAAGAGTGGGAGAGTCAAATGAATGAACAGCTGAAAGagttggaaaaaaaaaaaatagcggagctggaaaaattgaataagGTGCTGCATGATAGCGAAGGGAAAGATTTTGGAATGGCTGAACTATGCACTAGGTTAAAACTTGACTACAGCTTAATCTTTCcacaatga
- the VPS30 gene encoding beclin 1 (Subunit of phosphatidylinositol (PtdIns) 3-kinase complexes I and II; Complex I is essential in autophagy, Complex II is required for vacuolar protein sorting; required for overflow degradation of misfolded proteins when ERAD is saturated; C-terminus has novel globular fold essential for autophagy through the targeting of the PI3-kinase complex I to the pre-autophagosomal structure; ortholog of higher eukaryote gene Beclin 1; human BECN1 can complement yeast null mutant), giving the protein MKCQTCHLPLQLDPSLEGLSLTQRNLLLSNNSIITATNENVISNKGIEAADNCGPQIPKERLRRLGEIQNIKDLNLKDDKLITDSFVFLNHDDDDNANITSNSREDQRYGNANGNDNKKANSDTSDGTSTFRDHDEEEQEATDEDENQQIQLNSKTLSTQVNAMTNVFNILSSQTNIDFPICQDCCNILINRLKSEYDDAIKERDTYAQFLSKLESQNKEISESNKEKQYSHNLSEKENLKKEEERLLDQLLRLEMTDDDLDGELVRLQEKKVQLENEKLQKLSDQNLMDLNNIQFNKNLQSLKLQYELSLNQLDKLRKINIFNATFKISHSGPFATINGLRLGSIPESVVPWKEINAALGQLILLLATINKNLKINLVDYELQPMGSFSKIKKRMVNSVEYNNSTTNAPGDWLILPVYYDENFNLGRIFRKETKFDKSLETTLEIISEITRQLSTIASSYSSQTLTTSQDESSMNNANDVENSTSILELPYIMNKDKINGLSVKLHGSSPNLEWTTAMKFLLTNVKWLLAFSSNLLSKSITLSPTVNYNDKTISGN; this is encoded by the coding sequence ATGAAGTGCCAAACATGTCACTTACCCCTGCAACTAGACCCATCTTTAGAAGGTCTTAGTTTAACCCAAAGAAATTTGCTACTTTCAAATAATTCAATTATCACTGCAACGAATGAAAATGTCATCAGCAACAAGGGCATCGAAGCCGCAGATAATTGTGGGCCTCAAATACCGAAGGAGAGGCTGAGGCGATTAGGGGAGATTCAGAACATAAAAGACTTGAATTTAAAAGATGATAAATTAATCACTGATTcgtttgtttttcttaatcacgatgatgatgataatgcTAATATTACGAGTAATAGCAGAGAGGACCAGCGTTATGGAAATGCCAACGGaaatgataataaaaaagcTAATAGTGATACTTCCGATGGAACCAGTACCTTTCGAGATCATGACGAAGAGGAACAAGAAGCTACGGATGAGGACGAAAACCAACAAATACAATTGAATTCCAAGACTTTGTCCACACAAGTCAACGCAATGACTAATGTATTTAACATTCTATCTTCTCAAACAAACATAGACTTTCCTATCTGTCAGGACTGCTGTAACATCTTGATAAACAGACTAAAAAGTGAGTATGATGATGCAATAAAAGAGAGAGATACTTACGCTCAATTTTTATCGAAGTTAGAGAGtcaaaacaaagaaatatcagaaagcaataaagaaaagcagTATTCCCATAATCTTTcggaaaaagaaaatttgaaaaaggaagaggaaAGACTCTTGGATCAATTATTACGTTTGGAAATGACAGATGATGACTTAGATGGAGAACTAGTTCgtttacaagaaaagaaagttcaACTGGAAAATGAGAAACTCCAAAAACTGAGTGATCAGAATTTAATGGATTTAAATAACATTCaattcaacaaaaatttacagTCATTAAAACTGCAATACGAATTATCCTTGAATCAATTAGATAAGTTGAGGaaaatcaatattttcaatgctACATTCAAAATCTCACATAGCGGCCCCTTTGCCACTATAAATGGATTGAGATTAGGCAGTATACCAGAATCAGTGGTACCTTGGAAGGAAATCAATGCAGCACTGGGCCAATTGATTCTTTTACTGGCTACCATAAACAAAAACCTGAAGATAAATTTAGTAGACTACGAATTACAACCGATGGGttcattttccaaaatcaagaaaagaatggtTAACAGTGTCGAATATAATAATTCCACTACGAACGCTCCCGGTGATTGGTTGATTCTGCCTGTCTACTATGATGAGAATTTCAATTTGGGGAGAATCTTCCGCAAGGAAACGAAGTTTGATAAATCATTAGAAACAACATTAGAAATAATAAGCGAAATCACTCGGCAGCTTTCTACGATAGCGTCATCATATTCATCTCAAACACTCACAACAAGCCAAGATGAATCTTCAATGAATAACGCAAATGACGTTGAAAATAGTACTTCCATTCTCGAGCTACCCTATATCATGAATAAGGACAAGATTAATGGATTATCCGTCAAATTGCATGGTAGCAGTCCCAACCTTGAATGGACAACGGctatgaaatttttattaaccAATGTAAAGTGGTTGTTAGcgttttcttccaatttacTATCCAAGTCAATTACCTTAAGCCCTACAGTGAATTACAATGATAAGACCATCAGCGGAAACTAA
- a CDS encoding uncharacterized protein (hypothetical protein; identified by expression profiling and mass spectrometry), with protein MHPLVDELTLSRYLTHGTSVLSSSLYSVAFFLFFFPNFLFFCSCPNHKWVSLPFIGMDILEALCFYREGKIRNIFEIGGLLLQSFYN; from the coding sequence ATGCATCCATTAGTCGATGAATTGACTCTTTCACGCTACTTGACCCACGGTACTTCAGTTTTATCAAGTTCCCTTTATTCTGTTgctttctttctctttttttttcccaatttcctttttttttgctcttGTCCCAATCATAAATGGGTGAGTTTACCGTTTATTGGAATGGATATTTTGGAAGCCCTTTGTTTTTATAGAGAGGGAAAAATACggaatatttttgaaataggTGGTCTATTACTTCAGAGTTTTTATAATTAA
- the DBP1 gene encoding putative DEAD-box ATP-dependent RNA helicase DBP1 (ATP-dependent RNA helicase of the DEAD-box protein family; accelerates eIF4F-dependent assembly of 48S translation preinitiation complex (PIC), stimulating recruitment of mRNAs with long, structured 5'-UTRs; cooperates with DEAD-box RNA helicase and paralog Ded1p, stimulating PIC attachment and highly processive scanning by the 40S ribosomal subunit; binds G-quadruplex (G4) DNA; protein abundance increases in response to DNA replication stress) — MADLPQKVSNLSINNKENGGGGGKSSYVPPHLRSRGKPSFERSTPKQEDKVTGGDFFRRAGRQTGNNGGFFGFSKERNGGTSANYNRGGSSNYKSSGNRWVNGKHIPGPKNAKLEAELFGVHDDPDYHSSGIKFDNYDNIPVDASGKDVPEPILDFSSPPLDELLMENIKLASFTKPTPVQKYSIPIVTKGRDLMACAQTGSGKTGGFLFPLFTELFRSGPSPVPEKAQSFYSRKGYPSALVLAPTRELATQIFEEARKFTYRSWVRPCVVYGGAPIGNQMREVDRGCDLLVATPGRLNDLLERGKVSLANIKYLVLDEADRMLDMGFEPQIRHIVEECDMPSVENRQTLMFSATFPVDIQHLARDFLDNYIFLSVGRVGSTSENITQRILYVDDMDKKSALLDLLSAEHKGLTLIFVETKRMADQLTDFLIMQNFKATAIHGDRTQAERERALSAFKANVADILVATAVAARGLDIPNVTHVINYDLPSDIDDYVHRIGRTGRAGNTGVATSFFNSNNQNIVKGLMEILNEANQEVPTFLSDLSRQNSRGGRTRGGGGFFNSRNNGSRDYRKHGGNGSFGSTRPRNTGTSNWGSIGGGFRNDNEKNGYGNSNASWW; from the coding sequence atggcaGACTTGCCACAGAAGGTATCTAATTTAAgcatcaacaacaaagaGAATGGTGGTGGTGGCGGCAAATCATCTTATGTCCCACCGCACTTGAGAAGTAGAGGAAAACCATCATTCGAAAGAAGTACCCCAAAACAGGAAGATAAGGTTACGGGTGGTGATTTTTTCAGACGTGCTGGAAGGCAAACTGGGAACAATGGCGGGTTTTTTGGCTTTTCTAAGGAAAGAAATGGAGGGACGAGTGCGAACTATAACCGCGGAGGCAGCTCAAATTACAAATCATCTGGAAATAGATGGGTAAATGGCAAGCATATACCGGGGCCTAAGAACGCGAAATTAGAAGCCGAACTGTTTGGTGTACACGACGATCCCGATTACCATTCATCTGGTATAAAGTTTGATAATTACGATAATATTCCCGTAGATGCATCTGGAAAAGATGTTCCTGAACCTATACTAGATTTTAGTTCTCCCCCTCTGGATGAGCTGTTAatggaaaatatcaaactTGCTAGTTTCACCAAACCTACTCCAgtacaaaaatattctattcCAATAGTTACCAAAGGTAGGGATTTGATGGCATGCGCACAAACGGGCTCAGGTAAGACAGGTGGGTTTTTGTTTCCGCTCTTCACGGAGCTATTCAGGTCTGGGCCCTCTCCAGTACCCGAGAAAGCACAGAGCTTTTATTCTAGAAAGGGATATCCATCTGCTTTAGTACTTGCACCAACTAGAGAATTGGCTAcccaaatttttgaagaagcaagaaaatttaCGTATAGATCTTGGGTTAGGCCATGCGTTGTTTATGGTGGCGCGCCAATCGGTAACCAGATGAGGGAGGTTGACCGCGGCTGTGACTTATTGGTGGCTACACCAGGGCGGCTGAATGACTTATTAGAACGCGGAAAAGTTTCTTTGGCTAATATCAAATACCTGGTATTGGATGAGGCTGATAGAATGCTAGATATGGGATTCGAACCCCAAATTCGCCATATAGTTGAAGAATGTGATATGCCCTCTGTGGAAAATAGACAGACCTTGATGTTTTCCGCCACATTCCCAGTAGATATCCAGCATTTGGCACGCGATTTCTTAGataattatatttttttatcagtAGGAAGAGTCGGTTCCACCTCAGAAAATATCACGCAAAGAATATTATATGTCGATGACATGGACAAAAAGTCTGCGTTGTTAGATTTACTGTCTGCAGAGCATAAGGGATTGACAttgatttttgttgaaacGAAAAGAATGGCGGATCAACTCacagattttttgatcatgcaaaatttcaaagctaCAGCCATACATGGTGACCGCACACAGGCTGAACGTGAACGTGCCTTATCTGCTTTCAAAGCTAACGTAGCTGATATCCTGGTCGCAACAGCTGTAGCAGCGAGAGGTTTGGATATACCGAATGTCACACATGTCATTAATTATGATTTGCCCTCCGACATCGATGACTACGTTCACAGAATTGGTAGAACAGGCCGTGCTGGTAACACAGGCGTGGCTACTTCATTCTTCAATAGTAATAATCAGAATATTGTGAAGGGTTTGatggaaattttaaatgaaGCGAATCAAGAAGTTCCCACGTTTTTAAGTGACCTGTCAAGACAGAATTCAAGAGGTGGAAGAACTAGGGGAGGAGGAggttttttcaatagtcGTAATAACGGTTCAAGAGACTACCGTAAACATGGTGGAAATGGCTCATTTGGGAGCACGAGGCCAAGGAATACTGGAACATCAAATTGGGGTTCGATTGGAGGTGGGTTTAGAAATGATAATGAGAAAAACGGTTACGGAAATAGCAACGCTTCATGGTGGTAA